One window from the genome of Vespula pensylvanica isolate Volc-1 chromosome 11, ASM1446617v1, whole genome shotgun sequence encodes:
- the LOC122632997 gene encoding opsin, blue-sensitive — MLLQNYTFENGPQPFVGGMGEVQQMQERFLGWNVPPEHMGLVHIHWRGYLAPGKYWHIGLSLIYFMLFVMSVVGNGCVVWIFTTSKALRTPSNMFIVNLAIFDLTMALEIPHFIINSFLQRIWGWEIGCAIFAFLGSISGIGQAISNVAIAYDRYRTISCPIDGRLNGSQAGLIVAFTWFWALPFSVLPLMEMWGKYVPEGYLTTCSFDFLSDNSDTRVFVASIFLWSYLLPLTLIVYFYSQLIRSIRQHEKMLRDQAKKMNVKSLVSNQDKERSVEVRIAKVAFTIFFLFLCAWTPYAVVAVIGAFGNSDLLTPHVAMLPAVFAKSVSCIDPWIYAINHPRYRQELQKRCKWMGIREPEPVADNVSAQTEKLKTDEA, encoded by the exons ATGCTGCTGCAAAACTATACCTTCGAGAATGGCCCTCAGCCTTTTGTCGGCGGAATGGG AGAGGTCCAACAAATGCAAGAAAGGTTTTTGGGATGGAACGTACCACCGGAACACATGGGACTCGTACACATTCATTGGAGGGGCTACCTCGCCCCTGGAAAATACTGGCATATTGGTCTCtcgcttatttattttatgctgTTTGTCATGTCCGTCGTTGGAAATGGATGCGTCGTATGGATATTTACCAC ATCGAAGGCTCTGAGGACACCCTCGAACATGTTTATCGTCAATCTGGCTATATTCGATCTAACGATGGCGTTAGAAATTccacattttataataaatagtttCCTCCAACGTATTTGGGGTTGGGAAATCGGTTGTGCTATATTTGCATTTTTGGGCAGCATTTCTGGTATCGGGCAAGCAATTTCCAATGTTGCTATTGCCTACGATCGTTACAG AACCATATCGTGTCCGATCGATGGTAGACTAAACGGATCGCAAGCTGGATTGATCGTTGCATTTACTTGGTTCTGGGCTTTACCATTTTCAGTTTTACCGCTTATGGAGATGTGGGGAAAATATGTACCAG AGGGATACCTAACTACCTGCAGTTTTGATTTTCTATCGGATAACTCGGACACGAGGGTCTTCGTAGCTTCGATCTTTCTCTGGTCCTATCTTCTACCTTTGACCcttatcgtttatttctacTCACAGTTAATTAGATCCATAAGACAACACGAGAAGATGCTTCGCGATCAggcaaaaaaaatgaacgtgAAATCTTTGGTTTCGAATCAGGATAAAGAACGTAGCGTCGAAGTCAGAATCGCTAAGGTAGCCTTTacgattttcttcctctttctttgcGCATGGACGCCATATGCAGTTGTTGCGGTTATCGGTGCTTTTGGAAATAG CGACTTGTTGACGCCTCACGTAGCCATGTTACCAGCAGTTTTCGCAAAATCGGTTTCGTGCATAGATCCATGGATTTATGCCATCAACCATCCAAG GTATCGTCAGGAATTACAAAAGCGATGCAAATGGATGGGAATACGAGAACCGGAACCAGTTGCAGACAATGTTTCTGCGCAAACCGAAAAACTTAAGACAGACGAAGCATAA